A portion of the Herpetosiphon gulosus genome contains these proteins:
- a CDS encoding RNA polymerase sigma factor, with protein MVVDAVPLAEAAVREYLAEWFDHYHLALFRYFVRLLGDEEQAADILQETFARTQVALRTQALPSYPYAWLCRIGGNLVIDMLRRNRRWRWLPFQTSTPSHDHAVATAQDVRDCLVRINRREAELLILAHCVGLSPSEIAAILGENVSTVRVRLHRARHHFRDQYTKEDGS; from the coding sequence ATGGTGGTTGACGCAGTACCACTGGCCGAGGCTGCCGTAAGGGAATATTTGGCCGAGTGGTTTGATCACTATCATCTCGCGCTATTTCGCTATTTTGTGCGATTGCTCGGCGATGAGGAACAGGCAGCTGATATTCTGCAGGAAACATTTGCACGGACACAGGTTGCCTTACGCACCCAAGCCTTACCCTCATATCCCTATGCATGGCTCTGTCGGATTGGTGGAAATTTGGTTATTGATATGTTGCGGCGCAACCGCCGCTGGCGCTGGCTGCCCTTTCAAACCAGCACTCCATCCCATGATCATGCAGTTGCAACCGCCCAAGATGTGCGAGATTGCCTCGTGCGCATCAACCGACGCGAGGCCGAATTGCTCATCCTAGCACACTGTGTTGGCCTCAGTCCCAGCGAAATTGCTGCGATTCTCGGCGAAAACGTCTCAACCGTTCGGGTACGCCTACATCGTGCCCGTCATCACTTCCGCGATCAGTATACCAAGGAGGATGGCTCGTGA